A stretch of DNA from Deltaproteobacteria bacterium:
CCCGACAACCAGGAAGTCAGTGGTTTCCGGGAGTTCCGAGAGGTTCACGATTGCCATCGTCCGGAGACTAGACTAGGTGATCTGGGGCGGCAAGGACGGTGTTGGCGGTTGTTTTCGATGAGCCCGGGGGCGGGTTATCCAAGGAGGAATATATGGCCAGGATTGCCTGGATCGGGACGGGGATCATGGGGGCGTCCATGTGCGGCCATCTCATGGCTGCTGGACACGAGGCGCGCATCTTCAACCGGACGAGATCCAGGGCGGCGGACCTGGAACGGGCTGGAGCCCGCTGGTGCGAATCTCCGGCCGAGGCGGCGCAGGGGGCCGAGTTCGTTTTCACCATGGTCGGCCTTCCCTCGGACGTGGACGACGTCGTGCTCGGACCCGATGGGGTTTTGGAGTCCATGGAGGCGGGAGGCATCTTCATTGACATGACCACCTCCAGCCCGGATCTGGCCGCGCACATTTACGAGAAGGCCGCGGCCAAGGACGTGTCCGGGCTCGACGCCCCGGTTTCGGGCGGCGACGTTGGAGCCCGGGAGGCCACTCTGGCCATCATGGTCGGCGGAGAACGACGGGCCTTTGACCGGGCTCTTCCCCTATTCGAGCTCATGGGTAAAACCGTCGTTCACATGGGCGGACCGGGAGCCGGTCAGCACACCAAGATGAGCAATCAGATCCTGATAGCCTCGACCATGATCGGGGTTGTGGAGTCTCTCCTGTACGCCTCCAAGGCCGGGCTGGACCGGGATCTGGTTGTCGACGTCATCGGCCGGGGTGCGGCGGCCTCTTGGTCCCTGAACACCCTGGGCCGGAGGATCACGTCCGAAGACTTTTCCTCGGGTTTTCTGATCAGGCATTTCATCAAGGACATGGGCCTGGCCCTTGACGAGGCCCGGCGCATGGGCTTGGCCCTGCCCGGCTTGGCCCTGGTCCATCAATTTTATATGGCGGCCAGTGCCATGGGCATGGACAACCTCTGTACCCAGGCCCTGTACACGGTTTGCGAACGGCTGAACGGCCGGGTCTGATGTCTTCCCGAAACGGAGTTTCCGCCGATGTCCCCAATCGGATGGATAAGGCCGGTCCTCCCTTCGGTGCCTGTCTTGGACCTTTGACTGTTCTGGCCGGGCTGTTTTTCCTCAATTTCAGCGCCCGGCTTCTGCTCGGTCCGCTGCTTTTGCCCATCCAGGCCGATCTGGACATTCCCCTGGCCCGGGTCGGATGGTTTTTCCTGGCCGTATCCTGGGGGTACAGCGCGGGCATCCTCCTCTCCAGTCAGGCGGCCCATCTATTGACCCACCAGCGAAACATCGCCTGTTCCATGATCGGCCTGGGGGCGAGCATGCTCTGGGCCGGATTTGCCCAGGGGCCTCTGGGCCTTGGCGCGTCCCTCATCGGCCTTGGGCTGGCTGCCGGGCTGTATCTGCCCTCGGGCGTCGGAAGCATCACTGACTTCGTTCCATCCCGACATCTGGGAAAGGCCTTTGCCCTGCACGAGTGCGCTCCGAGCCTGGCCTTCATCGTGGCCCCGCTTATGGCCGAATTCTTCCTAACCTGGGGCGGATGGCGTCAGGCTTTTCAGGGGCTGGGCCTGCTCAGCCTGGTGTCGGGAGGCTGGTATTGGTTCCGGGGACGGGCTGGAAGATTTCCAGGCCGTGGTATGTCCTGGGACCGGATCATGCATCTGATTCGCAATCCGTCCTTTCTATTAGTGGCCCTTGGCTTTTCCCTGGCCATCGGGGCCGAGATCGGGGTCTTTCATCTGACTTCGGTCTATTTGGTCCGGGATCACGGACTGAGCAGAAGCGACGCCAATCTTTTTCTGGGGATTTCCCGGGTGGCCTGTCTTCTGGTGACCTTTTGGGCTGGCTGGTTCGTGGACCGTTTCGGTCTCAAGCCGGCCTTCGGCCTGTCTTTCGGCTTGGCCGGACTGGCCACCATCGGGATCGGATCTGGGTCCTTCGCCTTGGCCGGTTTTTTTCTCTTCATTCAGCCGGTGCTGACCATCAGTTTTTTCCCGGCGGGTTTTTCGGCCCTGGCCCGATTAGCTCCGGAAGGAGCCATGGATCTGGCCGTGGCCCTGGCCGTGGCCATCGCCTCGGCCGTAGGGATCGGGGCCATCCCAGCCGCCCTGGCCTGGGTGGGGGACCATTTTGGACTCTGGACGGCCTTCATGGGCATGGGAGCGGTCATGCTTGTATTTCTTCCTCTTCTGCTTAGGGCCAGATTGTAAGGCCTGGCCGTCAGGGTTGCCTTGGGTCCTGTTTGCCCCTATATCCTTTCGCAAACAGGAGAGCGATCATGAGCGTGGTGGCTGAATTCTCGATCTTTCCCATCGGCCGGGACGTGGGCGTGGCCCCGTATGTGGCCCGGGTGCTGAAGATTATTCGGAAAAGCGACCTGGATTACGAACTGAATCCCATGGGCACTTGCATGGAAGGCGAACTCGACCGGATTCTGGCCGTGGTCGCCGAGTGTTTTCGCGATCTGGAGACCGATTGCGATCGGGTTTACGGGACCTTGAAGATCGACAGCCGTCGGGACGGTTCGGGGCGACTGAAAGGCAAGGTTTCAACCGTTCAACAACTCATGGACAACGAGGAGGGGGAGTGAGCAGACCGCAGGCGGCTGATGTCTGGCGGGACGTGGAGCGGGTTCGATCGGTCAACCCGCTGATCTTCAACATCACCAACTACGTGGTGACCAACACCACGGCCAACGCCCTGCTGGCCTTGGGAGCATCCCCGGCAATGGCCGAGTCGCCCCTGGAGACGGCCGAACTTGCCGGATTGGCCTCGGCCTTGGTGCTCAACATCGGCACGCCGACCTCGGACATGCGCGAGGGCATGTTCCGGGCCCTGCATATCGCCAACGACCGGGGTATTCCCGTGGTTCTGGACCCGGTGGCCGCAGGGGTGACCCGGCTGCGGATGGAACTCTGCCGGAGATTTTTGACCGAGCATCGCATCGAGATTGTTCGGGGGAACGCCTCGGAGATCATGGCTCTGGCCGGGGAGAATGCCGTGCCCAAGGGGGCTGACAGCGCCAACACGACCGACGAGGCCAGAGAGGCGGCATTAGGCTTGGCTCGGACGCATGGTTGCGTGGTCTGCGTGTCCGGGAGCGAAGATATTGTCACCGACGGAACGGTCGAGATACGGGTTGCCAACGGAAATCCGATGATGACCAGGGTCACCGGCCTTGGGTGCACGGCCACGGCCCTGGTCGGGGCGTTCGCCGCCATCAACGACGACCACGTCCAGGCCTGCGCCCACGCCATGACAGTTATGGGTGTGGCCGGGGAACTGGCCGCGGCCGTGTCGCCGGGACCGGGTTCCCTGCAGATGCACTTTTATGACCGGCTCTACAGCCTGAACGCCGATGAATTGGTCCGATTGGTCCGTTGACGGTCCCTTTATGAACCGCCTGCCTGCCGATTTTCGACTCTATCTGGTCACGGACCGTCCCCTATGCCTGGGCCGGGACCTTTTGGACATTGTCCGGAGGGCCGTGGCAGGAGGGGCCAAAATGGTCCAGCTTCGGGAAAAATCCCTGTCCACCCGCGAATTCGTGGATCTGGCCAGGGCCGTGAAGTTGATTCTGGCTGGAACCGGGGTGCCATTGATCGTCAACGACCGGGTGGACGTGGCTTTGGCCTCGGAGGCCGATGGGGTTCACGTGGGACAATCCGATATGGATGTGGCCGATGTCAGGGCCCTGGTCGGCCCCAAGGCCATTGTCGGCCTGTCTGTGGAGAGAATGGACCAGGTCCTGGAGGTCCGTGATCTCAACGTCGACTATCTCGGAGTCGGGCCGGTTCTGCCTACGGCGACCAAGGCCGACGCCTGCCCGGCCTGGGGCTTTGACGGGTTGGCCCGGGCCTGCGCCGCCGCCAAGTTGCCGGTGGTGGCCATCGGGTCCATGGGGGCCGAAACAGCGGCCAAGGCCAGGATGGCCGGAGCCAAGGGAGTGGCCGTGGTCTCGGCCATCTGCTCGGCCTCGGATCCGGCCAAGGCCGCGGCCCGGATTCTCGAGGCCTGGAGCGGGCCCGATTTGGCATGACCGGCTCCGGGCGGATGTGGCCGCATGGATTCATCGTCCGGGATCCGTTCCTATGGCTTTTGATGGCGGCCGGCCTCATCGGCATTGCGTTACCGACTCCTGTCCATCCTGTGCCGGTGGCCGCCTTGGCGGCATGGGCCCTGGCCGAAGAGCTGATCTTTCGCTTTGGCCTGCAGGAAGGCCTGCGGCGCTGGCTCAAGGATGCCGGGCTCGGTCCGTTGACCTTGGCCAATGTCGTGACCTCGGCGGTGTTTGCCGGAGTCCATTTCGTTCATCATCCCCCGGTCTGGGCCGTAGCGACGTTTGTCCCATCCCTGGCCTTCGGCCTGGCCTGGGATCGGTATCGAAGACTGTGGCCCTGCTGGGTTCTGCATTTTTTTTACAACCTAATGTATTTTCACAGGATTTGATCTGATCATGCATAGATTTCGGATTGGCGGACCCGTCATCCTGCTCCTCAGCCTGATCGCGTTGGCGATGTCGATCGGTTGCGGTGCGGCCAGAAAGGCCTCTCCGCCCGAGGACCGGAATGCCCGGGGTGCGTTGGACGATGGCCTGCGGGCTTTGGAGTCGGGCCAGACGGACTCGGCCTTGGCCTTGTTCACTGAGGCCTTGGATCTCGAACCGACCCTGGCCGAGGCCCACTACAACCGGGGTCTGTGCCGGCAGAAGCGAAACGAGCAGGTGCTGGCCGTCTTGGACTACACCGAGGCCATCCGTCTTCGCCCCGATTTCTCGGAGGCACTGAATAACCGAGGCGCTGCCCGGTTCGAGATCGGAGAGGTCGACCTGGCCCGGGACGACTGGGAGGCGGTCCTGGCCCTCCATCCTGATTCGGCCCAGGTTCATTTCAATCTCGGGAGGTACTACGCCGAAAAGAGACAGTGGAATCGGGCCGTGATCCAGTACGGCGAGGCCCTAGCCCAGGTTTCTGAGTTTCCCCGGGCTCTGAACGGCAGGGGCATTGCCCTTCTTCGGGCCGGGCGGCCCGAAGAGGCCCTTGAAGATCTGAATAGGGCCGTGGGTATGGACCCGAGCCGTTCCCTGTATCTATACAACCGCGGCGTGGTCCACGAGGCCCTGGACGAGTACGCGGAAGCCCTCAGCGACTACACCCGGGCCGTGGAACTCGATCCCTCCCTGGGCCCTGCCTATCTCAACAGAGGACTTTTGTATCAGCGTTTGGGCAGCAAGGATCTGGGATGTATGGATCTCGGCCAGGCCTGTGAACTGGGCCTCTGCGACCGGTACCGTCAGATGCAGCGCATGAGCGAATGCCCGTAACGACTATGGGTGCCTCGTTTCTGGACAGCCTGTCGACATCCGGACCCTGGCCCTGGCTGGCCCGGCATCCCAGGGCGACCCGGATCGGCCTGAACCTCTCGATCCTGGCCGCCCTTGCGGCTTTGGTGAGCTTGGTGGGCATGGATTTTCTGGGTGAACGGTGGCAGGCCGAGGCCTACCTGTTGACCCCGAAGGTCACCGTGGCAACTCCGGCCCCGTCTTCCCAGTCGTCCAAGCAACATGGCCTGGACCGCTACGCGCCCATCGCGGCTCGAAATCTGTTCGGCACGATCCGTGAAAAGGAGGCTGTCCCGGAACCTGAGCAGATCCTGTCCAAGATGCCTTTGGCCAGCCTGAACCTGGAGCTTCTGGGCACGGTGGTCGGAACGGACGAGGCTCTGAACACGGCCATAATTCTGGACAAGACCAGCCGGACCGAGGATCTCTACCGGGTGGGGGACAGGGTCAAGGAGGCCGAGGTCAGAAGGATTCTGAGGACCAACGTGGTTCTCCGGACCGGGGATCGGGACGTGGTTTTGTCCATGGATCCCGAACAGCTGGCCAAGTCCCAGGCGTCAAGACCCGATGAAGGCGCCTCGGGCAAGGTCATGATCCTGGAGCGGGCCCGGATTGAGGAATCCCTGAACAATTTGCCGGCCCTGATGCGCGACGCCCGCATCGTTCCCTACATGGAAGCCGGGCAGCTTGCCGGATACCGGCTGTCCAACATCAGGCCGGGCAGCGTGTACCAACAATTGGGTCTGGTGAACAACGACGTGGTCATGTCCGTCAACGACCGGACCTTGACCGGGCCGGACCAGCTCGTCTCTCTTTACGAGGAGATGACGACGTCCGGAGGGGGAGGGGTGGACCTGCGTGTCCGCCGGGGAACCCAGTACGAGACCTTGCGTTACGAAATTCAATAACATCGGACTATGAGCGTCATGAAACTCTCTCGCACGATTTTGGCCTTGGGCCTCGTTTTGGGACTTCTGGCCGGACCGATTCAGGCCCTGTCCCAGGAGGCCTCGGTGGACAGGTCCATCACCATGGACTTCAACGAGGTGAACATCCAGGTGTTCATCAAGTTCATCAGTGAACTGACGGGCACGAATTTCGTGGTCGACGAGAAGGTCCGGGGCAAGGTCACAGTGCTTTCCCCGACAGGAATTTCCGTGAACGAGGCATACAGGGTCTTCGAATCGGTCCTGGAGGTCAACGGGTTCGCGGCCGTGCCATCGGGAGAGGTGACCAAGATCGTTCCTTCGGTTCGGGCCAGACAAGAGAACATCGCCACCTTGACCAGACCGGAGATCGTTCCCAGACCCGGGGACACCTTCGTGACCCAGATCATCCCCCTGAACTACGCGGACGCCGAAGAGGTCCGCAAGATTCTCATTCCCATCGTCTCCAAGGAGGGGATCCTGGTGGCCTACGGTCCGACCAGAACGCTCATCCTGACCGATTACCGGGCCAACATCCAGCGGGTAATCGAGATTGTGAACGAGTTGGACGTGGCCCAGGGGCATTTGCAGATGGTGGTTGTCCGCCTGAAGCACGCCTCGGCCGAACGCTTGGCCGGATCTCTGGGCCGATTGGCCCAGGAGCAGGCAACCCAGGCCCCGGCCGAGGGCTCGATCCGGGGCGGGAAGCTCAAGATCGTGCCCGACGAGCGGCTAAACGCTCTGATCATCCTGGCCTCTGATTCGGAGATGGCCCGGGCACTGAAGCTCGTCGGCGAACTGGACCAGCCGACGCCCAAGGGCAAGGGCACCATTCATGTGGTCAAGCTTGAAAACGCCCTGGCCGAGAACCTTGCCAAGGTCGTGGCCGGGCTTCCCACAGGCGGAGATCCCGCCCAGGGCCAGCAGGCCGGGGTGATCTCCCGGGACGTGAAGGTCGTGGCCGACAAGGACTCCAACAGCCTGGTCATCACCGCCCAGCCCGACGAGTTCGAGGCCTTGAAGGAGGTCATCGCCCAACTGGACAGCCCCCGGGAACAGGTCTTCATCGAGACCTCCATCCTGGAGGTCAGCACGGACGCCTCCTTTAACCTGGGTGTCCAGTGGCAGGGGGGGGCCAAGGCCGGCCCGAGCGGGGACGAGAGCCTGTTCTTCGGCACCAGCAACGGGCTTATCGGCACGAGCATGGATCAGCTCACGACCAAGCTGGCGGCCAACCCGGACGGCCTGTCCCTGGGAGTTTTGTCCCTTCCCTTTCTCTATGGAGGGAAGAAGTACTTCAATCTCGGAGCCTTCCTGCACGCGGCCAAATCGGACGACAACGTGAACATCATCTCCACGCCCCAGTTAATGACCCTGGAAAACGCCGACGCCAAGGTCATCGTCGGCGAGAACCGGGCCTTCACCACCCGTCAGGACAAGACCACGGACAACACGGCCTATAGCAACTACGAGTACAAGGACGTGGGCGTGACCTTGAAGGTCACCCCGTTCATCAACGCCCAGGGTTCGGTGAAGATGATGATCTACCAGGAGGTCAGCCGGGTCGAGGGCAATTCCCTGGAGGGAACCATCACCCCGGTGACCAAGAAGCGGGTGGCCGAGACCACGGTGGAGGTCAAGGACGGGGAGACGGTGGTCATCGCCGGGCTCATCGAGGACGCCTCCGGGACCAACGTGACCGGAATTCCTGGTCTCATGGACATCCCCCTTTTGGGCTGGATGTTCAAGGTCGAGCGGGAAAAGACGTCCAAGAAGAACCTGCTGGTGTTTTTGACTCCCCACGTGGTTCGAAATCCGGAGGATGCCCGGTCCCTCTATCACCAGAAAGCCCGGTACATGGAGCGCCTGCGCTACAATACGGACGGCAGGGCCATGCCCCTGGACGAGGCCCCGTTCGTCGCCGGGCCGGTGGCCGCCACGACATGATCGGCATTGATCTGGGGGCCGATCTGCTCCGGGCCGGACGGGTGACCGAAGCCGATCTGGACGAAGCCCGGGCCGCGATCAACGGCGGTTCCCTGGCCGAGGCCCTGGTTCGGCTGAACAAGGTCCGGGAGGAGGAGATTCTCGGGCTCTACGGCCGCGAGATGGGCCTGGAAGTCAGATCCGAGATCGCCGACCAGAGCCTGGATTTCGAGCTGGTCAAGCGGGTTCCCATTCAGTACGCTAGGCGAAACTCGGTCTTTCCTTTGACATTGACGGAAGATCGTCTTGAAGTGGCCGTGTCCGACGCCGGCCGTCTGGACATCCTCTCCGATCTCCGCCTGCTTTACGGAGCCCCGTCCATCGTGCCGGTCCTGGTCCCCAAGCGGGCCATCCAATCGGCCATCAACAGGGCCTACGGCCAGGGCGGGGACGACGACACCTCGGAGATCATCCAGGATCTCGACCAGCGAGACGAGGAAGTTCTTTCGGGCCTGGAGAACGAAGGCGGGGCCGACCTCCTGGATGAGACCAGCGACGCTCCGGTCATCAAGCTGGTCAACCACATTCTGTCCCAGGCGGTGAAGGCCCACGCCAGCGACATCCATGTGGAGCCGTTCCCTCACGAGCTTCGGATCCGCTTTCGTCTGGACGGCGTGCTGCACAATAAAATCTCCCTGTCCCGCCGCCTGCATTCCGCCGTGGTCTCCCGGATCAAGATCATGGCCAAGCTGAACATCGCCGAGAAGCGGCTTCCCCAGGACGGCCGCATCGAGATCAAGATCGGCGAGCGCCAAGTGGATCTTCGGGTTTCGACCATCCCGACCGGATTCGGGGAACGGGTGGTGCTCAGACTTTTGGAAAAGGGCATGCGGCTTTTGAAGCTGAACGAGATCGGTCTGGGCGAGGATCAGCTTGAGGCCATGGGTCGGCTGATCACCATTTCCCACGGCATCGTCCTGGTCACGGGGCCGACCGGGAGCGGCAAGACCACCACTCTGTACGCGGCCCTGAACGAGATCAACTCCCCGGACAAGAACATCCTGACCATCGAGGATCCCATTGAGTACCAGCTGGACGGGATCGGCCAGATGCAGGCCAATTCGAAGATCGGGCTGACGTTTGCCCGGGGGCTTCGGGCCATGGTCCGCCAGGATCCGGACGTCATCCTGATCGGCGAGATCCGGGACCTGGAGACGGCCGAGATCGCCATCCAGGCCGCCCTGACCGGCCATCTGGTCTTTTCCACCCTGCACACCAACGATTCGGCCAGCGCCGTGACCCGGCTCATCGACATGGGCATAGAGCCCTTCCTGGTTTCTTCCTCGGTCCGGGCCATCATTGCTCAGCGCCTCGTGCGCCGGGTCTGCTCGACCTGCCGGGAACCCTACACCCCCCGGCCTGAACAGCTCGGGGAGTGGGGGCTCGATCAGGCCGGGGGATTTTTCCACCGAGCCCATGGGTGTCCCGAATGTCTGGAAACCGGATACCGGGGAAGGACAGGCATCTACGAGTTTTTGCCCGTGGGCGAGGAGATCGCGAACATGATTCTCAAGACCTCGGATGCGAATCAGATCAGGCGAAGGGCCTCGGAGCTCGGGATGCGGACCTTGCGGGAGGACGGGCTGCTCAAGGCCGCCCAGGGTCTGACCACGGTCAGTGAAATCCTTCGCGTGACCCAGGTCTGAGGGGACCATGGCTGTTTTCGAGTACAAGGCCCTGGACCGGGCTGGCAGGGAACTCAAGGGTATCGTCGAGGCCGACGGACCCGGGGCGGCCCGGCAGAAGCTTCGGGCCGAGGGGCTCTATCCATCGGAACTGGCCGAGGCCAGGGCCAGGGATCGGATAGAAGGTCGAGACCGGGGGCGTTTTCGGATTCTGTCCAGGAGAGTGAGCAGGATGGAGCTGGTTGCGGTGACTCGGCAACTGGCTACCTTGATTTCGGCCGGCCTGCCCCTGGTTACGTCCCTGAGTGGAGTCATCGAGCAGATGAATCCCTCGTACCTGCGGCTGGTCCTGGCCCAGGTCAAGGATCGGGTAAACAGCGGCAGCAGCTTGGCCGATGCTCTTGAAGAACACGGCCGGGTCTTCCCGCCAACCTATCCGGCCTTGGTTCGGGCCGGGGAGGCCTCAGGAACTCTGGAGGCGGTCATGGAGCAGCTGGCCGATTTCGAGGAGGCCCGCCTGGCCCTGGCCCGTCAGGTCCAATCGACATTGGCCTACCCGATTCTCATGCTCCTGACCGGTGTGGGCGTGGTCTTTTTCCTCATGGCATACGTCATACCCAAGCTGACCCAGATATTTCTCGACTATGGGCAGGCCTTGCCCCTACCTACGGTCATCCTCATCGGCGTCAGCGACTTTTTGCGGGGATACTGGCCGCTCATGATCCTGACCCTGGCCGGAGCCTTTGTCCTGTGGCGGATGGCCCTGAAGACCCCGGCCGGTAGAAGGCGCTGGGATGCTTTTCTCCTCAAGGCCCCTCTGTTCGGACCCATTGTCCGGCAGTCAGCCACGGCCCGGTTCGCCGGGACCTTGGGCACTCTGATTCGGAACGAGGTACCTCTGCTGACAGCCCTGGATATCGTCCGGAACGTGGTCAACAACACCTGCATGGCCGAGGCCCTGGACGAGGCCCGCCGTGAAATCACCGAGGGGGAGAGCATCGTCGTTCCCTTGAGGAGGCGTAGGGTTTTTCCGCCAACGGTCCTGCAGATGATCGCGGCCGGAGAGCAGAGCGGCACTCTGGACAGCATGCTTCTCAAATCGGCCGAGGTGGCCAGGGGAGAGGTCCGGACCCGGCTGGCCATTTTGACTTCTCTGCTGGAGCCGATGATGATCCTTGGTCTTGGCGGGGTGGTGGGGTTCGTCGTTCTGGCCACGCTTTTGCCCATTTTCAGCATGAGCCATCTGGTTCGGTAGGGCCGGGTCGTGGGCAGAGGTTTTCCTGAACTGAAGGGGTGCCCCTTCCAGACTTCTCCAGACCCGGAGCGGTTCTATCCCTCGGAGGTCCATGCCCGGGTTCTGGCCGGGGTGGTCCGGGCCATCCGAGACAGGGTAGGATTGGTGCTCGTTCTTGGGGCTATCGGCCGGGGCAAGACCATGATCTGCCGTCTGGTCCAGCGGGACCATGCCGATGAGTTCGTCATGGGCTATGTGGGTAATCCTTTTCTCGGCCCTCGGGAGCTGGGGATGGAGATTCTGAGGGAGTTCGGAGGGCGGCCGGGTAAAGGCGAGGTCCGGGAGGTTGTCCGGGCACTGGGCGACCGGCTCAGGGAACTGGAGTCCGAGGGCCGGACCGCTGTCCTGTTCATCGACGAGGCTCATCTCCTTTCGCCGGACGTCCTTGATTTTCTTCTGGTCCTGACCAATGTCCAGGCCCAGGGCAGGCATCTTCTGCAGGTGGTCCTCTCTGGCCAGCCCGAATTCCAGGAGACTTTGGCCCGCCCGAGGTTCGCCTCCCTGAACCAGAGGCTCGGAAACCGATTCGTGCTCACAGACCTGTCACTGGCCGAGACCGGACGGTATATTGGACACAGGCTGGGCCTGGCCGGGGCCCGGGGGGTGGAGTTTTTCACCCCGGGAGCCGTGCGGGCCGTCTGGCGGGCCAGTCGGGGAACACCCAGACTGATCAATCAGATCTGCGAGCACTCCTTGAGGCAAGCAACGAGGGACGGGATTCTTCCTGTCCGTCCCGCCCAGGTTCGGGCTCTGCTTGCCGACAAGACTTTTTCGGGGGTCCTGGGCGCAATTCCCCGGAGATCCAAGGCCCCTTGGCTGGTCGCTGGACTGGCCGCAATGGCCGTGTTTTTGGCCGTGGTTAGCCTGGAGGGTCCCGAGGTGCCGGGGCCGGACCATGAGGAACCATTGACATCTGAGTCCAAGAGCGATTCCATTGTTCCGACCGGAGAGGCGAGTTCGGATGCGGTCGAGGAGACGATTCCCGAGAAAGAGACTTTGGCCGGATCAGACCTCGACGCCAGACTGGACCGGGTTCTGGCTATCCTGGAATTGGAGGCCCTGGCCAGACAGTCGGCGGGTACGCAAAGCCCGCCAGGGCTTGACCAGGTAGAGGGAACATTTCCGGCCGAGTCTGAATCGGCGGCGGTTCTGGAGGACAATGCCCGTACGGAGTCCGCCGGGGAAGGCCCTGGAGGGGGGGATCGGGAATCCGGGGCGCAGACGGTCGTCCATCTGGAGCCGGGAGGGGAGAGCGAACCCGCCGCGGCGGTTGCGGAGCCGGGA
This window harbors:
- the thiE gene encoding thiamine phosphate synthase, whose translation is MNRLPADFRLYLVTDRPLCLGRDLLDIVRRAVAGGAKMVQLREKSLSTREFVDLARAVKLILAGTGVPLIVNDRVDVALASEADGVHVGQSDMDVADVRALVGPKAIVGLSVERMDQVLEVRDLNVDYLGVGPVLPTATKADACPAWGFDGLARACAAAKLPVVAIGSMGAETAAKARMAGAKGVAVVSAICSASDPAKAAARILEAWSGPDLA
- the gspE gene encoding type II secretion system protein GspE; the encoded protein is MIGIDLGADLLRAGRVTEADLDEARAAINGGSLAEALVRLNKVREEEILGLYGREMGLEVRSEIADQSLDFELVKRVPIQYARRNSVFPLTLTEDRLEVAVSDAGRLDILSDLRLLYGAPSIVPVLVPKRAIQSAINRAYGQGGDDDTSEIIQDLDQRDEEVLSGLENEGGADLLDETSDAPVIKLVNHILSQAVKAHASDIHVEPFPHELRIRFRLDGVLHNKISLSRRLHSAVVSRIKIMAKLNIAEKRLPQDGRIEIKIGERQVDLRVSTIPTGFGERVVLRLLEKGMRLLKLNEIGLGEDQLEAMGRLITISHGIVLVTGPTGSGKTTTLYAALNEINSPDKNILTIEDPIEYQLDGIGQMQANSKIGLTFARGLRAMVRQDPDVILIGEIRDLETAEIAIQAALTGHLVFSTLHTNDSASAVTRLIDMGIEPFLVSSSVRAIIAQRLVRRVCSTCREPYTPRPEQLGEWGLDQAGGFFHRAHGCPECLETGYRGRTGIYEFLPVGEEIANMILKTSDANQIRRRASELGMRTLREDGLLKAAQGLTTVSEILRVTQV
- a CDS encoding tetratricopeptide repeat protein, which gives rise to MHRFRIGGPVILLLSLIALAMSIGCGAARKASPPEDRNARGALDDGLRALESGQTDSALALFTEALDLEPTLAEAHYNRGLCRQKRNEQVLAVLDYTEAIRLRPDFSEALNNRGAARFEIGEVDLARDDWEAVLALHPDSAQVHFNLGRYYAEKRQWNRAVIQYGEALAQVSEFPRALNGRGIALLRAGRPEEALEDLNRAVGMDPSRSLYLYNRGVVHEALDEYAEALSDYTRAVELDPSLGPAYLNRGLLYQRLGSKDLGCMDLGQACELGLCDRYRQMQRMSECP
- a CDS encoding MFS transporter, with protein sequence MSSRNGVSADVPNRMDKAGPPFGACLGPLTVLAGLFFLNFSARLLLGPLLLPIQADLDIPLARVGWFFLAVSWGYSAGILLSSQAAHLLTHQRNIACSMIGLGASMLWAGFAQGPLGLGASLIGLGLAAGLYLPSGVGSITDFVPSRHLGKAFALHECAPSLAFIVAPLMAEFFLTWGGWRQAFQGLGLLSLVSGGWYWFRGRAGRFPGRGMSWDRIMHLIRNPSFLLVALGFSLAIGAEIGVFHLTSVYLVRDHGLSRSDANLFLGISRVACLLVTFWAGWFVDRFGLKPAFGLSFGLAGLATIGIGSGSFALAGFFLFIQPVLTISFFPAGFSALARLAPEGAMDLAVALAVAIASAVGIGAIPAALAWVGDHFGLWTAFMGMGAVMLVFLPLLLRARL
- a CDS encoding JDVT-CTERM system CAAX-type protease gives rise to the protein MTGSGRMWPHGFIVRDPFLWLLMAAGLIGIALPTPVHPVPVAALAAWALAEELIFRFGLQEGLRRWLKDAGLGPLTLANVVTSAVFAGVHFVHHPPVWAVATFVPSLAFGLAWDRYRRLWPCWVLHFFYNLMYFHRI
- the gspD gene encoding type II secretion system protein GspD, encoding MSVMKLSRTILALGLVLGLLAGPIQALSQEASVDRSITMDFNEVNIQVFIKFISELTGTNFVVDEKVRGKVTVLSPTGISVNEAYRVFESVLEVNGFAAVPSGEVTKIVPSVRARQENIATLTRPEIVPRPGDTFVTQIIPLNYADAEEVRKILIPIVSKEGILVAYGPTRTLILTDYRANIQRVIEIVNELDVAQGHLQMVVVRLKHASAERLAGSLGRLAQEQATQAPAEGSIRGGKLKIVPDERLNALIILASDSEMARALKLVGELDQPTPKGKGTIHVVKLENALAENLAKVVAGLPTGGDPAQGQQAGVISRDVKVVADKDSNSLVITAQPDEFEALKEVIAQLDSPREQVFIETSILEVSTDASFNLGVQWQGGAKAGPSGDESLFFGTSNGLIGTSMDQLTTKLAANPDGLSLGVLSLPFLYGGKKYFNLGAFLHAAKSDDNVNIISTPQLMTLENADAKVIVGENRAFTTRQDKTTDNTAYSNYEYKDVGVTLKVTPFINAQGSVKMMIYQEVSRVEGNSLEGTITPVTKKRVAETTVEVKDGETVVIAGLIEDASGTNVTGIPGLMDIPLLGWMFKVEREKTSKKNLLVFLTPHVVRNPEDARSLYHQKARYMERLRYNTDGRAMPLDEAPFVAGPVAATT
- a CDS encoding hydroxyethylthiazole kinase, with the protein product MSRPQAADVWRDVERVRSVNPLIFNITNYVVTNTTANALLALGASPAMAESPLETAELAGLASALVLNIGTPTSDMREGMFRALHIANDRGIPVVLDPVAAGVTRLRMELCRRFLTEHRIEIVRGNASEIMALAGENAVPKGADSANTTDEAREAALGLARTHGCVVCVSGSEDIVTDGTVEIRVANGNPMMTRVTGLGCTATALVGAFAAINDDHVQACAHAMTVMGVAGELAAAVSPGPGSLQMHFYDRLYSLNADELVRLVR
- a CDS encoding NAD(P)-dependent oxidoreductase, whose amino-acid sequence is MARIAWIGTGIMGASMCGHLMAAGHEARIFNRTRSRAADLERAGARWCESPAEAAQGAEFVFTMVGLPSDVDDVVLGPDGVLESMEAGGIFIDMTTSSPDLAAHIYEKAAAKDVSGLDAPVSGGDVGAREATLAIMVGGERRAFDRALPLFELMGKTVVHMGGPGAGQHTKMSNQILIASTMIGVVESLLYASKAGLDRDLVVDVIGRGAAASWSLNTLGRRITSEDFSSGFLIRHFIKDMGLALDEARRMGLALPGLALVHQFYMAASAMGMDNLCTQALYTVCERLNGRV
- a CDS encoding MTH1187 family thiamine-binding protein, which codes for MSVVAEFSIFPIGRDVGVAPYVARVLKIIRKSDLDYELNPMGTCMEGELDRILAVVAECFRDLETDCDRVYGTLKIDSRRDGSGRLKGKVSTVQQLMDNEEGE